In the Hymenobacter volaticus genome, one interval contains:
- a CDS encoding SBBP repeat-containing protein, which yields MKQTFTRWLPLAAGLLFYVPVAQAQSRLPFSTSKAQPSLSQLPQPQLPVGAPALRHALPTTNGTLARAMPLRPTRPVVRRNESVTRARALASGSVSEQWVARFDNSNGNGYDGATAVATDATGNVYVTGYSFSNTSRYDYATVKYSPTGQQLWQVRYNGPTGGDDVAVGLTVDRIGNVYVTGYSYGTSATLYDYATVKYDGVSGQQLWASRYTGGAAGSMPSSQELASSLAVDAVGNVYVTGTAYGEGSSGCYYATVKYSAGGQLQWESRYSGPANTDVAAGLALDGVGNVYVTGTSYESTDSDYATIKVDATTGRQLWSARYNGPRKGYDLVRELAVDAAGNVAVTGTSEGDTSYDYATVKYTTNGQPVWQARYNGAGNSYDEATGVALDAAGNVAVTGYADTGNSNWDYVTIKYAAMTGQQTWAQAYNGAAGSYDEARDVVVDGAGNVAVTGRSFNASGRSDYATLKYAGATGQPLWQAQAPESTAGDATATSLAVDAAGNVAVTGSSVAVGSSVDYATFKYTAATGQPLWQARYTGPITEDQVRDLAVDAAGNVYVTGNRTVKYSANGQQLWTAPGGSHLVVSAAGNVYVTGAGTTRKYAASGQQLWEATTTAAESGYEAAGIGLDAAGNVYVSGNTLYLVSGNQYVTLKYEDATGQQLWDTRYRGSGFTRGNAVVDMAVDATGNVYVTGILNNPQNNWDYATLKYSSGGEQQWVSIFTGPLGFRDQQPSGIAVDASGNVYVTGSGIVTTFPVDIDYMTVKYSPTGEQSWVNYYNGGSGSNDIATDIAVDALGNVSVAGGSATIKYTASGSTLWVARNSESTITQVSRMAVDGSGNVYVTGSTSTDYATVKYAAATGQPVWDTRYNGPGNGADQATDLVVTSAGEVYVTGNSLGLNTGSDYATIHYVQTPEAAAPLVAATRAATGRNVQELSVYPNPMAAQATVSFRPHLDGEGQVRVYNQLGQEVARLYQGAVRKGQQYTLPLAGSSLLPGVYQCQLTVNGQREVVRLLVAH from the coding sequence ATGAAACAAACATTTACACGTTGGCTGCCGTTGGCAGCCGGCTTACTCTTCTATGTGCCCGTTGCGCAGGCGCAGTCGCGCCTACCCTTTTCTACCAGCAAGGCCCAGCCGTCTCTTTCGCAACTCCCGCAGCCTCAACTGCCCGTTGGAGCACCCGCGTTGCGCCATGCTTTGCCGACTACGAATGGCACGCTTGCCCGCGCCATGCCCCTAAGGCCCACTCGCCCGGTAGTCCGTCGAAACGAATCAGTTACTAGGGCTCGCGCCCTTGCCAGCGGCTCCGTTAGTGAACAATGGGTGGCGCGCTTCGATAACAGCAATGGTAACGGATATGATGGAGCGACGGCCGTGGCAACAGATGCCACCGGCAATGTCTACGTGACCGGCTACTCTTTCAGCAACACCAGCCGCTATGACTACGCCACGGTGAAATACTCGCCTACCGGGCAGCAGCTCTGGCAGGTGCGCTACAACGGGCCCACCGGCGGCGATGATGTGGCGGTGGGTCTAACGGTGGACCGAATCGGCAATGTCTACGTAACAGGCTACTCGTACGGTACTAGCGCCACCCTATACGACTACGCCACGGTTAAGTATGACGGAGTCAGCGGCCAACAGCTTTGGGCCAGCCGGTACACTGGGGGAGCCGCGGGCTCGATGCCAAGCAGCCAAGAGCTGGCCTCGAGCCTGGCCGTAGATGCTGTCGGCAACGTGTATGTGACGGGCACGGCCTACGGGGAGGGCAGCAGCGGTTGTTACTACGCTACCGTCAAGTACTCGGCGGGCGGCCAGCTTCAGTGGGAAAGCCGCTACAGCGGTCCAGCCAACACGGATGTAGCGGCGGGGTTGGCGCTAGACGGGGTGGGCAACGTGTACGTAACGGGCACTTCCTACGAGAGCACCGACAGTGACTACGCCACCATTAAGGTCGATGCGACGACTGGGCGCCAATTGTGGAGCGCCCGTTACAACGGCCCCCGCAAGGGCTACGACTTGGTGCGCGAGCTGGCGGTGGATGCCGCCGGCAATGTGGCCGTCACGGGTACCAGTGAAGGAGACACTAGCTACGACTATGCCACAGTGAAGTATACCACTAACGGACAGCCGGTATGGCAAGCGCGCTATAACGGCGCAGGCAACAGCTACGATGAGGCCACTGGCGTTGCCCTGGACGCGGCCGGCAACGTAGCCGTGACGGGTTACGCGGATACGGGCAACAGTAACTGGGACTATGTCACAATTAAGTATGCTGCTATGACCGGACAGCAGACGTGGGCGCAAGCGTACAATGGCGCCGCCGGCAGCTACGACGAGGCGCGGGATGTCGTGGTAGATGGTGCCGGTAACGTGGCCGTGACGGGGCGCTCCTTCAACGCGAGCGGCAGAAGTGACTACGCCACGCTCAAGTACGCCGGTGCTACCGGGCAACCGTTGTGGCAAGCCCAAGCTCCGGAGTCAACTGCCGGGGATGCCACCGCCACGAGCTTAGCTGTCGATGCGGCCGGCAACGTGGCCGTCACAGGCTCCTCGGTCGCAGTAGGCAGCAGTGTTGACTACGCCACGTTCAAGTATACTGCGGCCACCGGCCAACCGCTGTGGCAGGCACGGTATACGGGGCCGATTACAGAGGATCAGGTGAGAGACCTGGCTGTAGACGCAGCCGGCAATGTGTACGTGACCGGCAACCGAACCGTCAAGTACTCGGCCAACGGGCAGCAACTCTGGACGGCTCCGGGAGGTTCTCATCTTGTGGTCAGTGCAGCGGGCAACGTCTATGTGACCGGCGCCGGCACGACCCGCAAGTATGCTGCTAGCGGCCAGCAACTCTGGGAAGCGACTACCACGGCCGCGGAGAGTGGCTATGAGGCGGCGGGGATTGGTTTGGATGCGGCGGGCAACGTATATGTTTCGGGCAACACGCTTTATTTAGTTAGTGGTAATCAATATGTGACGCTCAAATACGAGGACGCTACGGGCCAGCAACTCTGGGACACCCGCTACCGCGGGAGCGGTTTTACGCGTGGCAACGCGGTGGTCGATATGGCAGTCGATGCTACGGGTAACGTCTACGTGACCGGCATCCTCAATAACCCCCAGAATAATTGGGATTACGCAACTCTGAAGTACTCGTCAGGGGGGGAGCAGCAGTGGGTCTCTATCTTCACCGGGCCCCTTGGCTTCCGTGACCAACAGCCTTCGGGCATCGCCGTGGACGCCAGTGGCAATGTTTATGTGACGGGCTCCGGCATCGTTACGACCTTTCCTGTTGATATCGATTACATGACGGTAAAGTATTCCCCAACGGGCGAGCAAAGCTGGGTGAACTACTACAATGGAGGCAGTGGCAGTAATGATATAGCGACCGATATTGCCGTAGATGCGCTCGGCAATGTGTCTGTGGCGGGTGGTTCGGCGACCATCAAGTATACGGCCAGCGGCAGCACGTTGTGGGTGGCTCGTAACAGTGAGTCGACGATAACCCAAGTGTCGCGGATGGCCGTGGATGGATCAGGCAATGTGTATGTTACCGGTAGTACGAGTACGGATTATGCCACCGTTAAGTACGCCGCGGCGACGGGGCAACCTGTGTGGGACACCCGCTACAACGGCCCCGGCAATGGCGCCGACCAGGCGACTGATCTAGTGGTCACGAGTGCTGGCGAAGTGTATGTAACGGGGAACTCGCTGGGCCTTAATACGGGCTCCGATTACGCCACGATTCATTATGTTCAAACGCCCGAGGCAGCGGCTCCGCTCGTGGCGGCAACGCGGGCGGCTACAGGCCGCAACGTGCAGGAGTTGTCCGTCTATCCCAACCCGATGGCGGCGCAGGCGACGGTCAGTTTCCGCCCACACTTGGATGGCGAAGGGCAGGTGCGAGTTTATAATCAACTCGGCCAAGAGGTGGCCCGGCTTTATCAGGGCGCCGTCCGCAAAGGGCAACAGTACACACTGCCGCTGGCCGGCTCTAGCTTGTTGCCTGGCGTGTATCAGTGCCAGTTGACGGTTAATGGCCAGCGTGAGGTAGTGCGTCTGCTCGTAGCCCATTAA
- a CDS encoding ParA family protein has product MNQPNIIAFANQKGGAGKSTITTHLASALCYLYGYKVAVMDCDHPQHSLHAYRIDEQTRVQNEEGFRQRLLKQGRRPYPVYISSVQESTSSITALFEQDYDFILIDTPGTVNVIGLPDLLRLIDYIFLPVEPDKGSIASTMAFMGLLPAFTQQSDPDSNLVGYYAFWNKYLKAERKTIYDKTEELFQENGLPMLQSRVENLITYKENRSTMFPLPEKELNRLGMGQLFMEVLSLVLGPGAVTPSGLTINFSASENAVDSAPDSSVN; this is encoded by the coding sequence ATGAACCAACCTAACATCATTGCTTTTGCTAATCAGAAAGGAGGGGCAGGCAAGTCAACTATCACCACTCATTTAGCCTCGGCTCTTTGCTACCTCTATGGCTACAAGGTGGCCGTGATGGATTGCGACCACCCCCAACACTCACTGCACGCTTACCGAATAGATGAACAAACGCGCGTGCAAAACGAAGAAGGTTTTCGCCAGCGATTACTCAAGCAGGGGAGGAGGCCCTATCCGGTTTACATATCAAGCGTACAAGAATCCACTTCATCTATCACGGCTCTGTTTGAGCAGGATTATGACTTTATTTTGATTGATACGCCTGGTACGGTCAATGTAATAGGCTTGCCTGATTTGCTGCGTTTAATTGATTACATCTTTCTGCCCGTAGAGCCCGATAAAGGTTCGATTGCTTCTACCATGGCTTTTATGGGTTTACTGCCGGCCTTCACGCAGCAGAGTGACCCTGATTCCAACCTGGTTGGCTACTATGCATTTTGGAACAAGTATCTCAAGGCCGAGCGAAAAACTATCTACGACAAAACTGAAGAGCTTTTCCAGGAAAATGGCCTTCCTATGCTTCAGAGCCGGGTAGAGAATCTAATCACCTACAAAGAGAACCGTTCCACTATGTTTCCGCTTCCGGAAAAAGAACTGAACCGGTTGGGGATGGGCCAGCTCTTTATGGAAGTTTTATCTCTGGTACTAGGGCCAGGAGCGGTTACGCCTTCCGGGCTCACGATTAACTTTTCCGCGTCAGAAAACGCCGTTGACTCCGCACCTGATTCGTCGGTTAACTGA